The proteins below come from a single Saccharophagus degradans 2-40 genomic window:
- a CDS encoding DUF2924 domain-containing protein, which produces MYKSLSVIAWKITGTQWSSPLFFGLRKEVYKSKTKGRKG; this is translated from the coding sequence ATCTACAAAAGCCTGTCCGTCATTGCCTGGAAAATCACCGGCACACAATGGTCTAGCCCGCTGTTCTTTGGCTTACGCAAGGAAGTCTACAAGAGCAAAACCAAGGGGCGAAAAGGCTGA